One genomic region from Dethiosulfovibrio salsuginis encodes:
- a CDS encoding methyl-accepting chemotaxis protein: MTIRHRFGLLLVILVLTLVGMGGTTFIRGDSILRNQVDETGMETVRGASETVKEHFDMLAGIIDNNAMAIAQAWREGKRSFTDMQDVMVESLGRNSKRGFQDLYFGFESNGDFATSHRLVAPEGFDARKRSWYVLAQKLGKGKIGVTEPYIDVTTKQPVISLSTLIHDDQGNLIGAVGADVGIDHLVEFTKKLTILGQGKGVLLSGEGMVIAGPVEEDVMKVKLTDKSEPDVAELGRRMTSGQTGALEVDLNGRHTAFYTSTPWGISLAILYPHSAIVSLVRSLTVPLLIISLVALITTLITVVLTYKGIASPLRKVSTMAASIKDRDLTVDPRSIGYRAKDELGHMILALADMVDGFRSTIEHVAGESTHISTSSSGLAALSEQTSASMDEVKQAVQEMVALAETNAASLEETNAGVEEVSSSAHMAADSATQGTEATATATETAEGAVKLVSIVIDGVESVGKKSEETVKKMNSLAESVQKITGFIDTINSIADQTNLLALNAAIEAARAGEAGRGFAVVAEEVRKLAEESGHAAGNIDVLIGDLQKQAKESISITKENEAVMKETVGKASEARVGLERTLESIKTVNGAMQNIAATSQEQAASSNEMASAVDLASKSTVEMAEKVGSIKGSSQETAQASENVAKEAEKLAKLAQSIETELKKFHTKGSGLAVKN, encoded by the coding sequence ATGACTATACGTCACAGGTTTGGCCTACTGCTGGTCATACTGGTGCTGACCCTTGTCGGCATGGGAGGTACGACCTTCATCAGAGGGGACAGTATCCTCAGAAACCAGGTGGACGAGACGGGAATGGAGACCGTCAGAGGAGCGTCGGAGACCGTCAAGGAGCACTTCGACATGCTGGCGGGGATCATCGACAACAACGCCATGGCAATAGCCCAGGCGTGGCGGGAGGGCAAAAGGAGCTTCACCGACATGCAGGACGTCATGGTCGAATCTCTGGGCCGAAACTCAAAACGGGGTTTCCAGGACCTTTACTTCGGCTTCGAGAGCAACGGAGACTTCGCCACGAGCCACAGACTGGTCGCACCTGAGGGCTTCGACGCAAGGAAGAGAAGCTGGTACGTCCTGGCCCAGAAGCTGGGCAAGGGCAAAATAGGGGTCACCGAGCCCTATATCGACGTAACCACCAAACAGCCGGTCATATCCCTCAGCACCTTGATCCACGACGACCAGGGCAACCTGATCGGCGCCGTCGGTGCGGACGTAGGGATAGACCATCTTGTGGAGTTCACCAAAAAGCTCACCATCCTAGGACAGGGCAAGGGAGTGCTCCTCAGCGGCGAGGGAATGGTCATAGCTGGGCCGGTGGAAGAGGACGTCATGAAGGTAAAGCTCACCGATAAGTCAGAGCCAGACGTGGCGGAGCTAGGACGGCGGATGACCTCAGGCCAGACAGGAGCCTTAGAGGTGGACCTGAACGGACGGCACACCGCCTTCTACACCTCGACTCCCTGGGGGATATCGCTGGCCATACTGTACCCTCACAGCGCCATAGTCTCTCTGGTGAGGTCCTTGACCGTACCACTTCTTATAATATCCCTCGTCGCCCTGATAACCACCTTGATCACCGTGGTCCTGACCTATAAGGGAATAGCCTCTCCCCTGAGAAAGGTCTCCACCATGGCGGCGTCCATAAAGGACCGAGACCTGACGGTGGACCCACGGTCCATAGGCTACAGGGCAAAGGACGAACTGGGGCACATGATACTGGCCCTCGCCGATATGGTTGACGGCTTTAGGTCGACCATAGAACACGTGGCGGGAGAGTCCACCCACATAAGCACCAGCTCATCAGGCCTTGCGGCGCTTAGCGAACAGACCAGTGCCTCAATGGACGAGGTGAAACAGGCGGTCCAGGAGATGGTGGCCCTGGCGGAGACCAACGCCGCCTCGTTGGAGGAGACCAACGCAGGAGTGGAGGAGGTTTCCTCCAGCGCCCACATGGCCGCCGATTCGGCCACCCAGGGAACCGAGGCCACAGCCACCGCCACTGAAACCGCCGAAGGAGCGGTTAAGCTTGTGTCGATCGTCATAGACGGAGTCGAGTCAGTGGGCAAGAAGTCCGAGGAGACCGTCAAAAAGATGAACAGCCTGGCCGAGTCGGTCCAGAAGATAACCGGCTTCATCGACACCATAAACTCCATCGCCGATCAGACCAACCTGCTGGCCCTCAACGCAGCTATAGAGGCAGCCAGGGCAGGAGAGGCGGGGAGGGGCTTCGCCGTGGTCGCCGAGGAGGTCCGAAAGCTGGCGGAGGAATCGGGCCACGCGGCGGGGAATATCGACGTGCTGATAGGAGACCTCCAGAAACAGGCCAAAGAATCTATATCCATAACCAAAGAAAACGAGGCCGTCATGAAGGAGACCGTAGGCAAGGCGTCGGAGGCCAGAGTAGGCCTCGAACGGACATTGGAGAGCATCAAGACCGTCAACGGGGCCATGCAGAACATCGCCGCGACCTCCCAGGAACAGGCTGCGTCGTCCAACGAGATGGCCAGTGCGGTGGATCTAGCGTCCAAGTCCACCGTGGAGATGGCGGAGAAGGTAGGCTCCATAAAGGGATCCTCCCAGGAGACAGCCCAGGCCTCCGAGAACGTGGCAAAAGAGGCGGAGAAGCTGGCGAAGCTGGCCCAGTCCATAGAGACGGAGCTCAAAAAGTTCCACACAAAAGGATCAGGACTGGCGGTAAAGAACTAA
- a CDS encoding carboxypeptidase regulatory-like domain-containing protein codes for MKRAYYLIALVFCLTVSPAFGHNVLMMANFEGHAVTGEAFYSTGEAIADAIVTVESDGATVGEGKTDGDGAFSVAILSGTTSAKVTVNAGMGHVAHEDIAREAAPEPAAEAKEAPSTISGISEQDIKKAVAAEIAPLRQMISDLHKAQTKPDIPRILGGIGYIVGLVGAFMWGRSRG; via the coding sequence GTGAAGCGAGCGTATTACCTTATAGCCCTTGTATTTTGCCTCACCGTCTCCCCGGCCTTCGGACACAACGTCCTCATGATGGCCAACTTCGAGGGGCACGCAGTGACAGGAGAGGCGTTCTACAGCACCGGAGAAGCCATAGCGGATGCTATCGTCACCGTTGAGTCGGACGGAGCAACCGTCGGGGAGGGCAAGACCGACGGAGATGGTGCCTTCTCGGTAGCCATACTATCTGGCACGACCTCCGCCAAGGTCACCGTCAACGCCGGAATGGGGCACGTCGCCCACGAGGACATAGCCAGAGAGGCCGCCCCGGAGCCTGCGGCGGAGGCCAAAGAGGCTCCCTCGACAATCTCTGGAATATCTGAGCAGGACATAAAGAAGGCGGTGGCGGCGGAAATAGCCCCTCTCAGACAGATGATCTCCGACCTCCACAAGGCCCAGACCAAGCCGGATATCCCGAGGATACTGGGAGGCATAGGGTATATAGTGGGGCTGGTGGGGGCCTTTATGTGGGGAAGGAGCCGTGGCTGA
- a CDS encoding IS66 family transposase, with amino-acid sequence RDIKDLSPEEIHSKRHELAKPVLDDFLSWLQSFDDLPKSHFGNAVKYTLNQWESLQNYLLDGRLEASNNEAERLAKSFAVCRKNFLFSNTPRGAKSSALILTIVTTAMANDLNPYRYLVYLFQKAPNLNLVDPEQLEQLMPWNTPEYIRLAAE; translated from the coding sequence AGAGGGACATAAAGGACCTGAGCCCAGAGGAAATACACTCTAAGCGCCATGAACTGGCAAAACCGGTTCTTGACGACTTTTTGTCGTGGCTCCAGTCTTTTGATGACCTCCCTAAAAGCCACTTCGGCAACGCCGTAAAGTACACCCTAAACCAGTGGGAATCTCTGCAAAACTACCTTCTTGACGGGAGGCTTGAGGCCTCCAACAACGAGGCAGAAAGGCTTGCAAAGAGCTTTGCCGTCTGCAGAAAAAACTTCCTGTTCTCGAACACTCCGAGAGGGGCAAAGTCCAGTGCCTTGATACTGACCATAGTAACAACGGCCATGGCAAACGACCTCAACCCCTATAGGTATCTGGTCTACCTCTTCCAAAAAGCCCCCAACCTAAACCTGGTAGACCCAGAGCAACTGGAACAGCTCATGCCCTGGAACACCCCTGAATATATTAGGCTCGCAGCGGAGTAA
- a CDS encoding energy-coupling factor transporter transmembrane component T family protein — translation MVMVLMGLLGTSPLHLTLQGLRDLGLPSKLVMLLHFCSRYVHVIADEKRRIHEAAILRGYRPGLSKMGLKTAASLVGSLLVKSYDRSMRVNDALTLRGFDGYFLR, via the coding sequence ATGGTGATGGTCCTCATGGGACTTCTGGGAACAAGCCCTCTCCACCTGACCCTCCAGGGACTCAGAGACCTGGGGCTGCCCTCTAAGCTGGTGATGCTCCTCCACTTCTGTTCCCGGTACGTCCACGTCATAGCCGACGAGAAAAGGCGTATCCACGAGGCGGCGATACTAAGAGGATACAGGCCGGGACTATCAAAAATGGGACTAAAGACCGCCGCTTCCCTGGTGGGCTCCCTTTTGGTAAAGAGCTACGACCGATCCATGAGGGTGAACGACGCCCTTACGCTAAGGGGGTTTGACGGATATTTCTTGAGATAG
- the cbiM gene encoding cobalt transporter CbiM codes for MHISEGVLSVPVLAAGAALTLGFTVKGLRSIKAEDVPATGIVSAGIFVASLIHISVGPSSVHLLLNGVSGAILGWAVFPACLVALFLQAMLFQFGGLTTLGVNVMDMAFPGLVFGAVFRAIFVSKGKWGLLSGAFLCGVGGVLLTAVMTAGALALTGENFTVAAKLIVWSHIPVALIEGVVGAMAIGFLARTRPNMIGRKSGELL; via the coding sequence TTGCATATTTCCGAGGGGGTTCTGTCCGTTCCGGTTCTGGCGGCAGGGGCGGCCCTTACCCTGGGCTTCACCGTCAAGGGACTGAGGTCCATCAAGGCGGAGGACGTTCCAGCCACAGGCATCGTTTCGGCAGGCATCTTCGTGGCCTCGCTGATTCACATATCGGTGGGTCCGTCCAGCGTCCATCTGCTGCTGAACGGCGTATCGGGGGCCATATTAGGCTGGGCGGTGTTTCCCGCCTGTCTGGTCGCCCTGTTTTTACAGGCGATGCTGTTTCAGTTCGGCGGCCTGACGACCTTGGGGGTCAACGTGATGGACATGGCCTTCCCGGGGCTGGTTTTCGGGGCGGTCTTCAGGGCGATCTTCGTTTCAAAAGGCAAGTGGGGACTGCTGTCAGGGGCCTTTCTTTGCGGTGTCGGAGGGGTCTTGCTCACCGCGGTAATGACCGCCGGAGCCCTTGCCCTGACGGGAGAGAACTTTACGGTCGCCGCAAAGCTCATAGTGTGGTCCCACATACCGGTAGCCCTCATAGAGGGAGTGGTGGGAGCTATGGCCATAGGATTTCTGGCCCGGACAAGGCCTAACATGATTGGAAGAAAGAGCGGTGAACTGCTGTGA
- a CDS encoding Synerg-CTERM sorting domain-containing protein, producing the protein MYDLKNLDLYWTAIKNDNQRRIDLTRLDFSSSQKTVSMDIQSAGTGDVTADFGEKASEKSSSGCNLGIPSLSLILLTTPLVLLKRR; encoded by the coding sequence GTGTACGACCTGAAAAACCTAGACCTCTACTGGACGGCCATAAAAAACGACAATCAAAGAAGGATCGACCTGACCCGTCTCGATTTCTCGTCATCCCAAAAGACGGTTTCCATGGACATCCAGTCAGCTGGGACAGGCGACGTCACCGCAGATTTCGGGGAAAAGGCCAGCGAGAAAAGCAGCAGCGGCTGCAACTTGGGGATACCGTCGCTCTCTTTGATCCTTCTAACCACGCCGCTTGTTTTGTTGAAGAGACGGTAG